From Quercus lobata isolate SW786 chromosome 1, ValleyOak3.0 Primary Assembly, whole genome shotgun sequence, one genomic window encodes:
- the LOC115986086 gene encoding L-type lectin-domain containing receptor kinase IV.1-like — MATGLTSLPFLVTLYFIHKIPLMLAQNDQFIYNGFHQANLHLDGTARIHPNGLLQLTNNSEKQLGYAFYELPLKFNTSSGLTQSLSFSTNFVFAILSETPSKGGHGIAFTISPSWKFTNVVASNYLGLLNASNNGLSTNHLLAIELDTIEGQEFQDIDNNHVGINVNSMKSIESAPATYFSDQERKNISLELASGNPMHLWIDYNETEKLLKVTLAPTSIPKPNRPLLSTHINLSQILLESMFVGFSAATGTVTSDHYILGWSFNKSGEAQSLDVSKLPQPPQQRKSKDKRGQIIMILIIVVVVVLILVTGAIFILRRKKYAEMLEDWENEYGPHRFSYKNLYKATKGFSNKELLGEGGFGKVYKGTLRSSNIQIAVKKVSHDSKQGMKEFVAEIISMGRLRHRNLVQLLGYCRRNGELLLVYDYMPNRSLDKFLYGNEKPNLNWLQRFQILKGVASGLLYLHEEWEQVVLHRDVKASNVLLDAELNGRLGDFGLARLCDHGANPQTTNVAGTVGYLAPELNRTGRATTCTDVFAFGAFMLEVACGRRPIEIQCLPAEMILVDYVFQCWRKGAILDASDPRLEGSYVKEEMELVLKLGLFCSQSMPAARPSMRQVMQFLDADADLPELPHDDACFGTSTNSEAYGLSLFPSSSMGSAPSMFSTDSILRSGR; from the coding sequence ATGGCGACTGGGCTTACATCACTTCCTTTTCTGGTTACTCTCTACTTCATCCATAAGATTCCATTGATGCTTGCTCAAAATGACCAGTTCATCTACAATGGCTTCCATCAAGCAAATCTGCATCTAGATGGAACCGCTCGAATCCACCCCAATGGTCTATTGCAACTCACCAACAATTCAGAAAAACAACTTGGTTATGCTTTCTACGAACTTCCTCTAAAATTCAACACTTCTTCGGGTTTAACACAGTCTCTTTCATTTTCCACAAACTTTGTATTTGCAATACTTTCTGAAACACCATCGAAAGGTGGCCATGGAATTGCCTTCACCATCAGTCCCTCGTGGAAATTCACCAATGTTGTAGCCAGCAATTATTTAGGACTCTTGAATGCCTCAAATAATGGCCTTTCAACAAACCACTTATTAGCCATTGAGCTTGATACTATAGAGGGTCAAGAATTTCAAGATATAGACAACAACCATGTGGGAATCAATGTGAACAGCATGAAATCAATTGAATCAGCTCCTGCAACTTACTTTTCTgatcaagaaagaaagaatataagCTTGGAGCTAGCAAGTGGCAACCCAATGCATCTTTGGATAGACTACAATGAAACGGAAAAACTACTGAAGGTAACACTAGCCCCGACCAGCATCCCAAAACCAAATCGGCCTCTCTTGTCAACACACATCAATCTGTCTCAAATTCTCTTGGAATCTATGTTTGTTGGTTTCTCTGCAGCCACTGGTACAGTTACAAGTGACCACTACATTCTTGGGTGGAGCTTTAATAAAAGTGGAGAAGCACAAAGCCTTGATGTTTCGAAGCTTCCTCAACCTCCCCAACAGAGGAAAAGTAAAGATAAACGGGGACAAATTATCATGATTTTAATCATAGTAGTTGTGGTTGTACTGATATTGGTTACTGGAGCTATTTTCattttgaggaggaagaaaTATGCAGAAATGCTAGAAGATTGGGAAAACGAGTATGGTCCTCACAGGTTCAGCTACAAGAATCTCTACAAAGCAACCAAAGGTTTCTCAAACAAAGAGCTTCTTGGAGAAGGGGGATTTGGAAAGGTTTATAAAGGAACACTTCGTTCTTCCAATATACAGATTGCAGTCAAGAAAGTCTCCCACGATTCCAAACAAGggatgaaggaatttgtggctGAGATCATTAGCATGGGTAGGCTGAGGCACAGGAACTTGGTGCAGCTCCTAGGATATTGCCGGCGAAATGGTGAACTCCTCTTGGTCTATGATTATATGCCCAATAGAAGCCTTGACAAGTTCTTATATGGCAATGAAAAACCAAATCTTAACTGGCTTCAACGGTTTCAAATCCTCAAAGGAGTAGCATCTGGCCTTCTCTACCTCCATGAAGAGTGGGAACAAGTTGTTCTACATAGAGATGTAAAAGCAAGCAATGTTCTATTAGATGCCGAATTAAATGGAAGGTTAGGAGATTTTGGCCTTGCCAGATTATGCGACCATGGTGCCAATCCCCAAACCACCAATGTGGCTGGAACTGTGGGTTATTTGGCTCCTGAGCTTAATAGAACAGGAAGGGCAACCACTTGCACTGATGTGTTTGCTTTTGGGGCTTTCATGCTTGAAGTGGCTTGTGGAAGAAGGCCAATAGAGATACAATGTCTGCCTGCAGAGATGATTCTGGTTGATTATGTCTTTCAATGCTGGAGAAAAGGAGCCATCCTGGATGCTAGTGATCCTAGATTGGAAGGTAGTTATGTAAAAGAGGAAATGGAATTGGTTTTGAAACTAGGCCTGTTTTGCTCACAGTCAATGCCAGCAGCTAGGCCTAGCATGAGGCAAGTGATGCAGTTTTTAGATGCTGATGCTGATCTGCCGGAGTTGCCACATGACGATGCTTGTTTTGGTACATCTACAAATAGTGAAGCATATGGTTTATCGCTATTTCCTTCATCTAGCATGGGTTCTGCTCCTTCCATGTTTAGCACTGATTCAATCCTCAGAAGTGGTCGTTGA